A single Verrucomicrobiia bacterium DNA region contains:
- a CDS encoding efflux transporter outer membrane subunit translates to MNKLLLGLVMVVGLVGCTMTPRYERPQPTVADAWPQPGLATGSSSNELVTADIGWRDFFRDAQLQRLLEVALTNNSNLRLAMLNVAAYQARYRIQRNELIPVVNLNAGGSRQRAVNGFAGTTGPVTYSQYYANLGMASYELDLFGRVRSLKGEALERYFAAEETQRSAQIALIAEVSGAYLTRRELMEQLAVAQQTLAAVQRAYDLTKASYDVGTVSELDFRMTEAQVETARANMAGFEQQLAQQENYLVFLLSQPLPADLPPAAPFEEQLGFPNVPAGLPSDLLQRRPDILAAEHELKAANAVIGAARAAFFPTITLTGSAGFSSTDLENLFVPGSRVWSFAPQLQWPIFAIGTMRAGLDASKVSKLIEVQNYQQAIQTAFREVADALAAQKTIQTQLAANQALVQAEQRRFELADARFRHGVDSYLNVLTAQQALYSAQQNLIRARYAHGFNLINLYQALGGGWQEYTHTAAAE, encoded by the coding sequence ATGAATAAATTGCTACTCGGTTTGGTAATGGTGGTCGGATTGGTGGGCTGCACCATGACGCCGCGGTACGAACGCCCGCAACCCACCGTCGCCGATGCTTGGCCGCAGCCCGGACTGGCGACCGGCAGTTCCAGCAACGAACTGGTGACGGCCGACATCGGCTGGCGGGATTTCTTTCGCGACGCTCAATTGCAGCGTTTGCTGGAAGTGGCCTTGACGAATAATTCCAATCTGCGGCTCGCCATGTTGAACGTGGCGGCGTATCAAGCGCGATATCGGATTCAACGCAACGAACTGATTCCGGTGGTGAATCTCAACGCCGGTGGTTCGCGCCAGCGCGCGGTCAACGGGTTTGCGGGCACCACGGGGCCGGTGACTTACAGTCAGTATTACGCCAATCTCGGAATGGCCAGTTACGAGTTGGATTTGTTCGGCCGCGTACGCAGTCTCAAAGGCGAGGCGTTGGAAAGATATTTCGCCGCTGAGGAAACACAGCGCAGCGCGCAGATCGCGTTGATCGCCGAAGTCAGCGGCGCGTATTTAACGCGACGCGAGCTGATGGAGCAACTCGCGGTGGCTCAGCAAACTCTGGCGGCCGTTCAGCGCGCTTACGATCTGACCAAGGCCAGCTACGACGTCGGCACGGTTTCCGAACTGGATTTCCGCATGACGGAGGCGCAGGTGGAAACCGCCCGCGCCAATATGGCCGGCTTCGAGCAGCAATTGGCGCAACAGGAAAATTACCTGGTCTTTTTGTTGAGCCAGCCGTTGCCCGCGGATTTGCCTCCCGCGGCGCCATTCGAGGAACAGCTCGGCTTTCCCAACGTGCCCGCCGGGTTGCCATCCGATTTGTTGCAGCGCCGTCCCGACATTCTGGCGGCGGAACACGAATTGAAGGCGGCCAACGCCGTCATCGGCGCGGCGCGCGCGGCGTTCTTCCCGACCATAACGCTCACCGGTTCGGCCGGTTTCTCCAGCACGGATTTGGAAAATCTGTTTGTGCCCGGATCGCGGGTGTGGAGTTTTGCGCCACAACTACAATGGCCGATTTTCGCCATCGGCACCATGCGAGCGGGTTTGGACGCGTCCAAAGTAAGCAAATTGATCGAGGTGCAGAATTATCAGCAAGCCATTCAAACCGCCTTCCGCGAAGTGGCCGACGCGCTGGCCGCGCAAAAGACGATCCAGACACAGCTCGCTGCCAATCAGGCGTTGGTCCAAGCCGAGCAACGCCGGTTTGAACTGGCTGATGCCCGTTTTCGTCACGGGGTGGACAGCTATCTGAATGTGTTGACCGCGCAACAGGCGCTTTATAGCGCGCAGCAAAATCTGATTCGCGCGCGCTACGCTCACGGGTTCAACCTGATCAATCTGTATCAAGCGCTGGGTGGCGGCTGGCAGGAATACACCCACACGGCGGCGGCGGAATAG
- a CDS encoding Na/Pi symporter: protein MELQQQITLISQLLGGGGLFLLGVFLITDGLKTAAGDALRRVLVRFTAKPLAAFISGAGITVLAQSSSATTLATIGFVSAGILTFSQSIGIILGASLGTTSTGWLVALAGLKFGIGKLAFPLVGLGAVLRLVMRGRKAGVALALAGFGVMFMGIDILQTGLIPLSTSFSPADLPRGTILARALLVGAGIVLTVFTQSSATAVAMTLTAFHSGMIDLDQGTALVIGASIGTTSTSALVAIGATASVKRTALAHILFSLAAGLLAFLIAPLFLWATHRIEVQFNLQFGAVILAAFHSGFTLLAGLLFLPKVSAFSAFVERLIPERGPILTRHLDASLVEVPEVAIEAVRRTLREAFTEILATLDRAITQNIRPNAERLTTVLTALQETRRFLGLITFSATPADHQNTRASIFHALDHLFRLAVAAKDDFEPDTFGDEPRVQESKRMVMELLALAQTAQQGQSSVRFDEQLQRPSQILAERRRRGRATLLEESARGVIESDQALRALDGLRQLDTIGYHIWRTVHHLNIEASNQDDSDEAAEDPDKFQVD from the coding sequence CGTTCATCTCCGGTGCCGGAATCACCGTGCTGGCGCAATCGTCCAGTGCGACGACGCTCGCCACCATTGGTTTCGTCAGCGCGGGCATTCTCACCTTCTCGCAATCCATTGGAATCATCCTCGGCGCGAGTCTGGGCACGACCAGCACGGGTTGGTTGGTGGCGTTGGCCGGCTTGAAATTTGGAATTGGAAAACTGGCGTTTCCGTTGGTGGGGTTGGGCGCGGTATTGCGGCTGGTGATGCGCGGTCGCAAAGCCGGCGTCGCTTTGGCGTTGGCCGGTTTTGGAGTGATGTTCATGGGCATTGACATCTTGCAGACCGGTTTAATTCCGCTCTCAACCTCCTTTTCACCGGCGGACCTGCCACGGGGAACGATCCTCGCCCGAGCTTTGTTGGTGGGCGCCGGCATCGTGTTGACCGTCTTCACGCAATCCTCGGCGACGGCGGTGGCGATGACGTTGACCGCCTTTCATTCCGGCATGATTGATCTGGATCAGGGCACGGCGTTGGTCATCGGCGCGAGCATCGGCACCACGTCCACCTCGGCTTTGGTGGCGATTGGCGCCACGGCATCCGTCAAACGCACGGCACTGGCCCACATCTTATTCAGTCTGGCGGCGGGGCTGCTGGCGTTTCTCATCGCGCCGCTGTTTCTCTGGGCGACGCACCGGATCGAAGTTCAGTTCAACCTTCAATTCGGCGCGGTGATTTTGGCGGCGTTTCATTCCGGGTTCACGCTGTTGGCCGGGTTGTTATTCCTCCCTAAAGTGTCGGCGTTTAGCGCCTTTGTGGAACGGCTGATCCCTGAGCGCGGTCCGATTTTGACGCGACATCTCGACGCCTCGCTGGTGGAAGTGCCTGAAGTGGCCATTGAAGCCGTGCGTCGCACGTTGCGGGAGGCTTTCACTGAAATTCTCGCCACCCTGGATCGCGCCATTACGCAGAACATCCGACCCAACGCGGAACGATTGACCACCGTTCTGACTGCGTTGCAGGAAACCCGACGTTTCCTCGGCCTGATCACCTTCTCCGCCACCCCCGCCGATCATCAAAACACCCGCGCGTCCATTTTCCATGCGCTGGATCATTTGTTCCGCCTGGCAGTGGCCGCGAAGGATGATTTTGAACCCGACACGTTCGGCGATGAACCGAGAGTGCAGGAATCCAAGCGGATGGTGATGGAACTGTTGGCGCTGGCGCAAACCGCGCAGCAAGGTCAGTCCTCGGTTCGCTTTGATGAGCAATTGCAACGCCCGTCACAAATTCTTGCCGAACGGCGTCGCCGCGGCCGCGCCACCTTGTTGGAAGAGAGCGCGCGCGGCGTCATCGAATCCGATCAGGCCTTGCGCGCGCTTGATGGTCTGCGACAACTGGACACCATCGGCTACCACATCTGGCGCACCGTGCATCATTTGAACATCGAAGCCAGCAATCAGGATGACAGCGACGAGGCGGCTGAGGATCCGGACAAGTTCCAAGTGGATTGA